The following proteins are co-located in the Capsicum annuum cultivar UCD-10X-F1 unplaced genomic scaffold, UCD10Xv1.1 ctg78311, whole genome shotgun sequence genome:
- the LOC124894922 gene encoding putative late blight resistance protein homolog R1B-16, whose protein sequence is MAHANVASLLRTIESLLSSNSPMRSVSCDHREDFSALHEKISSLEVFLKNFEKNNVSRELTALEVQIKEVANIVEQTIQLRVTEVVLKRHMRVKAHERLSDILQQAAKDIDRIWKESTKIQDKEKQASKESTVQDFSSSTNNILNVNNSMVGRDDQKERLLEDLTASYSGEPKVIPIVGMGGIGKTTLAKEVYNNESVLRRFDVHAWATVSQQHDRKEILLGLLRSTIKMDDRVKTRGEAELADVLQKSLKRKRYLIVLDDIWSCEVWDGVRQCFPTEDNAGSRILLTTRNNEVACYAGTENLSMQMNFMDQDESWNLFKSAAFSNEALSSEFETIGKKIAEKCHGLPLTIVVVAGLLKSKRAIEDWESVAKDVTSFVTNDPDEQCSRVLGLSYSHLTSDLKTCLL, encoded by the coding sequence ATGGCTCATGCAAATGTGGCTTCTCTTCTGAGAACAATAGAATCTCTCTTGTCATCCAATTCACCGATGCGATCTGTATCCTGTGATCACAGAGAAGACTTTTCTGCTCTTCATGAAAAGATTAGTTCCCTGGAAGTATTTCTCAAGAACTTTGAGAAAAACAATGTTTCTAGGGAACTGACAGCTTTGGAAGTGCAGATAAAAGAAGTTGCAAATATTGTTGAACAGACAATTCAACTAAGAGTAACTGAAGTTGTATTGAAAAGGCACATGAGAGTAAAGGCACATGAGAGGCTTTCTGATATCCTGCAACAAGCAGCAAAGGACATTGATCGTATCTGGAAAGAGTCAACAAAGATTCAAGATAAAGAAAAACAAGCATCAAAGGAATCAACGGTTCAAGATTTTTCAAGTTCAACAAACAATATTCTAAATGTTAACAACAGTATGGTTGGACGTGATGATCAAAAGGAGCGGTTGTTAGAAGATCTGACTGCAAGCTACTCTGGTGAACCCAAAGTCATCCCGATTGTCGGGATGGGAGGCATAGGTAAAACAACCTTAGCGAAAGAAGTTTACAATAATGAATCAGTTCTACGCCGTTTTGATGTTCATGCCTGGGCTACAGTATCTCAACAGCACGACAGAAAGGAAATTTTGCTGGGCCTTTTGCGATCGACGATCAAAATGGATGACAGGGTTAAGACGAGGGGTGAAGCAGAGCTAGCAGACGTGCTGCAGAAAAGTTTAAAGAGAAAGAGGTACTTAATTGTCTTGGATGATATCTGGAGTTGTGAAGTGTGGGATGGTGTGAGACAATGCTTTCCAACTGAAGACAATGCAGGGAGTCGAATACTGTTGACTACCCGTAACAATGAAGTAGCCTGTTATGCTGGTACAGAGAATCTTTCTATGCAGATGAACTTCATGGATCAAGATGAGAGTTGGAACCTTTTTAAAAGTGCAGCATTTTCAAATGAAGCATTGTCATCGGAGTTTGAAACTATTGGGAAGAAAATCGCAGAGAAATGTCACGGGTTACCACTAACTATTGTCGTGGTTGCTGGGCTTCTCAAATCTAAAAGGGCAATAGAAGATTGGGAAAGTGTTGCCAAAGATGTCACGTCATTTGTCACAAATGATCCGGATGAGCAATGTTCACGTGTGCTTGGGTTGAGTTATAGTCACTTGACCAGCGATCTAAAAACGTGTCTTCT